The DNA sequence TAGGCCACAGGTGTAAGCATGGTAACATGTTCAGCCGAGTGGTACTAATAAGCCGTGCGGCTTAACCAAACTTTTATATCTGCAGCAGATGGTTATCTGCTCCAATAAAAGTAGCAATACAATGTGTTAACTCAATTTCAAGTTGTCAGGATATTCCGGTGATCATAGCGAAGGTGTTACACCCGATCCCATTCCGAACTCGGAAGTTAAGCCCTTCAGCGCCGATGGTACTATTCGGGAGACCGTATGGGAGAGTAGGTAATCGCCGGATTTTTATTGAGCCCCGGGTTTGTCCCGGGGCTTTTTTTATTTTCCCCACCCGGCCAGAGGATTCAAGACCGCTCCCGGACCACCCCGGAAACGAACAAGCCCTCAAGATGCTCTCGAGGGCTTTTACACGTCAGCCTTTTGGCCCGGTGCGGGCGGCGCCTGCGGTTGCTGCGAGGGATGGAGGTGGGCCTGCAGCAGGCCGTCGATCTTTTCAAAGGCCGCCATCAGCTCCGCCGCTTCGGCGGGACCGAATTCGGCCAGAAGATGCTCAAACATCGCCACCATATCCCGCTGCCGCTGTTCCATTACCTCCCGTCCGGTCTCGGTGAGCCGGATGCCCACCTGCCGGCGGTCCGTTTCCGCCGTGTGCTTCTCCACCAGCTGGAGCTGCAGCAGCCGGTTGACCAATTCGGTCCCTGTCGATGCCGCCAGCATCAGCTTGTCACACAGCTCCGTGACGGTGAGGGGTTCGTGCACCGAGAGCAGGATCAGGGTCTGATACTGCCGCATGGTGACCGGAGTCCCGACGGGATGCTGACGGTTAAGGCTGTGGAAGGCGCCCATGATGCGCGGCGCCAGCACAGCCAGCCGCCGGGCCTGGTCCAGAGCGCTAAGGGATTTGGACGACATGATTGCTCCTTTTTAATAATCCTGCAAGGTAATGCCATTCGCATTGGCGAAATATACTCCCTATAGCATTCAATTACAAGCTCTTTTCTTCGCCCGGAGCCCGGAGTTCCGATAATTCCCTTGTTTTTTTCGCTGTTTTTAAATAGGTTTACCCAAGGCATATCCTAAAAGCCGCGTAATAGGGAGGTGGCATTTGGCGAAACTGCGCGTCGGCATCATCTGCGGAGGGCGATCAGGCGAGCATGAAGTCTCTCTGGTCACCGCCGGTTCTATCATTGCAGCCCTGGACAAGTCCAAATACGAGATCGTCCCGATCGGCATCAGCAAGCAAGGGGCATGGCTGGCGGGCGCGGAGGTGCTGGAAAACCTGAAGCAGCACCGCATGGGCCTCGCCGCCCAGCTCTCCAACGACGCCGGAAACCACCATCTTCTGGTTTCGAAGAGCGCCGCTGGCTTCTTGCCGGCACAAAAGCTCGATGTGGTCTTTCCCGCTCTGCATGGCCCCTTCGGGGAAGATGGCACCCTGCAGGGACTGCTCGAACTCATGGATATCCCCTATGTCGGCGCTGGCGTGCTCGGTTCGGCCATGGCCATGGACAAGATCGTCCAGAAACACATCTGCCGCCAGCAGGGCATCCCCACGGTCGATTTCCTCTGGTTCCGCGACATTGACTGGCGCTCCGAGGGCGGCAATGAACCCTTTCCGGCGCTTCCGGATCAGCTCGCCAACCGTTCCCGGGAGGAGATCGTCGGCTCCCTGATCGACGCCCTCGGCCTGCCCCTCTTCGTCAAACCGCCCAACCTGGGCTCGAGCCTAGGCATCAGCAAGGCCCATGACCGCCGCGAGCTTTTTAACGCGATCGAGGAGGCTCTGCAGTACGACCGCAAGGTGCTGGTCGAAAAGGCCGTTGTCCAGCCACGTGAGCTCGAGATCAGCCTCCTCGGCAACGAACACCCCCGCGCCTCGGTCGCCGGAGAGGTCTTCCCCGGCAATGAATTCTACGATTATGACGCCAAATACGTCGACGACAACAGCGATCTGCAGATCCCGGCCCGCCTCAGTCCCGGGCAACTGCGCGATCTGCAGGAGACCGCCATCCGCGCCTACGTTGCCACCGAATGCGAGGGGATGGCCCGTGCCGATTTCCTCATGGAAAAGACGACCGGCCGCTTCTTCCTCAGTGAACTTAATACCATCCCTGGCTTCACGCGCATCAGCATGTATCCCAAGATGTGGGAGGCTTCGGGACTGCCCTACAGCGCTCTGCTCGACGAACTGATTGACCTTGCCCTCCAGCGTCACCAGCGGCGGCGGGCGTTGCGTACCAGCTACCAACCTAAAAAAGAATGGTATAAAGGATAACCGAATGCAAAAACGCTTTGGGCTGCTCTTCTTGTTCCTGCCGGTGCTCCTCACCGCAGCGGAGAAACGCGCCTTTCAGATCTCCGATCTCTACGCCCTGAAATCCATCAGCGATCTCCAGATCGCCCCCGACGGCCGGCACCTCCTTTTTGTGGTGGGCACGCAGGACTTGGCCAAGTCGGAACGCAACAGCGATATCTGGATCATGGCCGCCGACGGCAGCGGCTTACGTCAGCTCACCTTCAGCCCCGGCGGTGATTACCAGCCGCGCTGGTCCCCCGATGGCCGGCAGATCGCTTTTCTTTCCGGCCGCGCATCGGGAACCCAGATCTGGCTGTTGCCGGTGGACGGCGGCGAGGCGCGCCGCGTCACCGACCTGGCCATTACTCCGTCGGATCTCAAGTGGCTGCCGGACGGCAGCGGCTTTTTGTTCACCAGCGAGGTCTTTCCCGAATGCGGCGCCGATGACCACGCCACGCACAAGATCCTCGAGACCATGGAAAAAGGGCCGGTGCAGGCGCACCTTGCCGACCGCCTTTTCTACCGTCACTGGACCTGGTGGCGTGACGGCCGTGTCATCCATACCTTCCGGTACGCCCTCGCGGACAGCCAGCTGACGGATCTCACCCCCGGCGCCATCGACCGGCCGGCCGATGCCGGTGCCAGCGGCACC is a window from the bacterium genome containing:
- a CDS encoding MarR family winged helix-turn-helix transcriptional regulator, with the protein product MSSKSLSALDQARRLAVLAPRIMGAFHSLNRQHPVGTPVTMRQYQTLILLSVHEPLTVTELCDKLMLAASTGTELVNRLLQLQLVEKHTAETDRRQVGIRLTETGREVMEQRQRDMVAMFEHLLAEFGPAEAAELMAAFEKIDGLLQAHLHPSQQPQAPPAPGQKADV
- a CDS encoding D-alanine--D-alanine ligase family protein yields the protein MAKLRVGIICGGRSGEHEVSLVTAGSIIAALDKSKYEIVPIGISKQGAWLAGAEVLENLKQHRMGLAAQLSNDAGNHHLLVSKSAAGFLPAQKLDVVFPALHGPFGEDGTLQGLLELMDIPYVGAGVLGSAMAMDKIVQKHICRQQGIPTVDFLWFRDIDWRSEGGNEPFPALPDQLANRSREEIVGSLIDALGLPLFVKPPNLGSSLGISKAHDRRELFNAIEEALQYDRKVLVEKAVVQPRELEISLLGNEHPRASVAGEVFPGNEFYDYDAKYVDDNSDLQIPARLSPGQLRDLQETAIRAYVATECEGMARADFLMEKTTGRFFLSELNTIPGFTRISMYPKMWEASGLPYSALLDELIDLALQRHQRRRALRTSYQPKKEWYKG